The Bemisia tabaci chromosome 8, PGI_BMITA_v3 genome has a segment encoding these proteins:
- the LOC109034369 gene encoding uncharacterized protein has protein sequence MKTSAKDEPVASTSSAPVASTSSSIKPSTSTGDEIQEGIKRKTFNLRSRSAKPKEASSANQQIKLESSATTLLWTDVEKLNLIDSLYKYGVESRRTYNCLPQKTEEQIKGFLRTRQRLARVKKQIRINQSTKRKMRLETWGVDQNLVTPLEEWVKYFFAKRADSEAPSGVSPALMMQLLPTTFLILSLFEAHPDPKDCKGINYREVYEFLYTITKGNPIKMLPKATANFLFKAFYDSSKFYKDAALTNESGYLNAVTNSIVEKTSAEPSDTSVIEKPTKFKTYPGKRKHPSVSEKDEAIPEFVSKLMKINAVNPIQIPPKYFQVPRLSSEPNKIIPRHVHAERRKLQEVEKSISLPFFND, from the exons ATGAAGACTAGTGCCAAGGATGAACCGGTAGCATCTACCTCCAGTGCACCTGTGGCATCTACATCTAGCAGTATAAAACCTTCGACTTCCACCGGAGATGAAATTCAAGAAGGGATAAAGAGGAAGACCTTCAAT TTACGAAGTCGTTCAGCCAAACCAAAAGAAGCTTCCTCGGCAAACCAGCAAATTAAACTAGAAAGTTCCGCAACAACACTCCTTTGGACAGATGTTGAAAAGCTCAATCTGATAGACAGTCTGTACAAATATGGAGTTGAGTCAAGACGCACTTACAACTGCCTCCCACAGAAGACAGAAGAACAG ATCAAGGGTTTTCTCAGGACTCGACAGCGTCTGGCTCGTGTGAAAAAGCAGATTCGTATCAATCAGTCAACCAAACGAAAAATGAGGCTAGAGACATGGGGTGTAGACCAAAATCTAGTGACTCCCCTCGAGGAGtgggtcaaatatttttttgcgaaaCGAGCCGATAGTGAAGCCCCATCAGGGGTTAGTCCTGCGTTAATGATGCAGCTCCTGCCCACTacttttctcattttatcaCTCTTCGAGGCACATCCTGATCCTAAAGACTGCAAAGGAATCAATTATAG AGAAGTGTACGAGTTCCTGTACACAATCACGAAAGGAAATCCCATCAAAATGCTCCCAAAAGCCACTGCCAATTTCCTTTTCAAAGCCTTCTATGACTCCAGTAAATTTTATAAGGATGCTGCCCTGACCAATGAGTCCGGCTATTTAAACGCTGTGACAAATTCAATAGTGGAAAAAACTTCAGCTGAACCATCAGATACATCGGTGATTGAAAAACCAACCAAGTTCAAGACGTACCCAGGAAAAAGGAAACATCCTTCG GTCAGTGAAAAGGATGAGGCAATTCCAGAATTtgtatcaaaattaatgaagattAATGCTGTGAATCCGATCCAAATTCctccaaaatattttcaagtacCAAGGCTCAGCAGTGAACCTAACAAGATTATACCACGGCATGTTCATGCAGAGCGACGGAAATTGCAAGAAGTAGAAAAGTCTATTTCGCTcccttttttcaatgattaa
- the LOC109034381 gene encoding LOW QUALITY PROTEIN: uncharacterized protein (The sequence of the model RefSeq protein was modified relative to this genomic sequence to represent the inferred CDS: deleted 1 base in 1 codon) yields MFYDDQHLHGELYYDDDDYNDYNDSYGESDSEDGYYMGTCEQLQHDLTTPPKQLIFAAIEDERLKDLKALINYMTLELGFDSVHHAVLHKQRGAAKLIIDEICAEEENNVTLLQFMERALDQGADEVVKLLLDEGIKVDEEVNGPLTSIHIAVEREQVRIIKHLLTYGADANSRYSDGGTILHKAVDHENMEIVKLLLKYGADIDATTSDGSTALHLATMRGFLEIAEHLIQEGADMHAVGPLEINGSSLYGRFYDDECECSSQGGKMRVEVKTGDSGTPFKIAVRNHHLKMIKMFLKNGIEVDTLDIEGYTALQHAVLSKCPDVIMSILENHPNVNCENNKTAYLSAIKLLRAKGTTNVIAALEQSGFVLDTEKLKNDTDLLYKTVCHDLYNVTKSLLQHGAHINVTYHEDETYFNIFPSLLHIAVERRNKDMVQLLLDFGADPDVKNQDGRTPLFYAIVFSELTIAKILVASGAENLRDDLMIIFAAANLDVWFVRLLVEEGVGIEQRASDAQMKTLLPSFHDVIPSIDFQSECDYYFYLVISYSRYAHLYNYLSEPQMMNYSFSNIISFPDDISHGLEVTPLSISSRVGRLETVKFLLKIGAEVNAADRNGVTALHEAAFAGHSKIVELLLEYGADVDIVSVGSTPLSLSVYKSHWNTVEILLKSGADAQKGGKHETIFADAMKSDAPDDVIKLLLEKGFKYTHTYGFGSEVLKYINKHKLHMFEPILNSHENIPEEDLVLLLDRAVEMNSERMVGSILKTILRRHGFKTKYNQALLISAANGNLSITEMLMRSGADINYCNFQGYTALHRAAEHNRKDIIHFLLKNGAAVNSPSGSENHKTYYLSRTPSPLSIAARKGLLEIVKTLIEFGANINALSANESSPIFEACKKGRFKVAQLLLQHGATPDSKFVDETPLSICAQKGYLSVLQVLIKFNATVDIADSRGRTPLYRASEQGYVRIVKKLLETGAAINVRTECGETPLSIAAKNGHLKTVKILLKFGAAIDIIDTKGNSPLFKASSNGHIKVVRLLLKHGAKTDTKNTEETHLCRLQLVKTI; encoded by the exons ATGttttacgacgatcagcatctacATGGTGAATTATATTATGACGATGATGATTATAATGATTACAACGATTCTTATGGCGAAAGTGACAGTGAAGACGGCTATTACATGGGCACTTGTGAGCAGCTTCAGCACGACTTGACAACGCCACCCAAACAATTAATATTTGCAGCAATAGAGGACGAAAGACTAAAAGATCTGAAGGCGCTGATCAACTATATGACTCTGGAACTAGGTTTCGACAGTGTTCATCATGCAGTTTTGCACAAGCAGAGAGGAGCAGCAAAATTGATAATTGATGAAATTTGTGCAGAGGAAGAAAATAACGTCACGTTGTTGCAATTTATGGAACGAGCATTGGATCAAGGCGCTGATGAAGTTGTTAAGTTGCTTCTGGATGAGGGCATAAAAGTTGACGAGGAAGTAAATGGTCCTCTAACAAGCATTCACATTGCAGTAGAGCGAGAACAAGTGCGGATTATCAAACATCTCTTGACTTATGGGGCTGATGCTAATTCTAGATATTCAGACGGTGGAACAATTTTGCATAAAGCTGTAGATCATGAAAATATGGAGATTGTAAAACTGCTTTTGAAATATGGTGCTGATATTGATGCAACAACAAGTGATGGATCAACAGCACTTCATCTTGCCACTATGCGAGGCTTTCTGGAAATCGCTGAACATTTAATTCAAGAGGGAGCTGATATGCATGCAGTAGGTCCTCTTGAAATCAACGGCTCTTCATTGTATGGAAGG TTCTATGATGATGAATGTGAATGCAGTtcccaaggaggaaaaatgcgAGTTGAAGTAAAGACAGGAGATTCAGGCACACCGTTTAAAATTGCTGTTCGAAATCATCATCTAAAGatgataaaaatgtttttgaaaaatggtaTTGAAGTTGACACTCTAGATATTGAGGGTTACACTGCTCTACAACATGCAGTTTTGTCAAAGTGTCCTGACGTTATCATGAGTATTTTGGAAAATCATCCAAATGTAAActgtgaaaataataaaacagcATATCTTTCTGCCATCAAGCTTTTAAGGGCGAAAGGTACTACAAATGTCATCGCAGCACTAGAGCAAAGCGGTTTTGTTCTAGATACTGAAAAACTGAAGAATGATACTGATCTTTTGTACAAAACTGTTTGTCATGATTTATACAATGTAACCAAATCACTGTTGCAGCATGGTGCTCACATCAATGTAACATATCACGAGGATGAAACTTACTTCAACATATTTCCGAGCCTCTTGCACATTGCAGTAGAAAGAAGAAACAAGGATATGGTTCAACTACTTCTGGACTTTGGAGCAGACCCAGATGTCAAGAATCAGGATGGAAGAACTCCATTATTTTATGCAATTGTTTTCTCAGAATTGACAATTGCCAAAATACTCGTGGCGTCAGGGGCTGAAAATCTCCGTGATGATCTGATGATAATTTTTGCAGCTGCAAACTTAGATGTTTGGTTTGTTAGATTACTAGTAGAGGAAGGAGTTGGCATTGAACAGAGAGCTTCCGATGCACAAATGAAAACTTTATTGCCTTCTTTTCATGATGTAATTCCTTCAATTGATTTTCAAAGTGAATGTGATTATTACTTTTATCTTGTTATTTCATATTCACGATATGCTCATCTTTACAATTATCTTTCTGAGCCTCAAATGATGAATTATTCCTTTAGTAATATCATTTCATTCCCCGATGATATCTCTCATGGCTTGGAAGTAACGCCACTTTCGATCTCGTCTCGAGTGGGTCGTCTTGAGACAGTgaaatttttactcaaaatagGAGCAGAAGTTAATGCTGCTGACAGAAACGGAGTGACAGCTCTTCATGAGGCAGCTTTTGCAGGTCACAGCAAAATAGTAGAGCTTTTGCTAGAATATGGAGCTGATGTAGATATAGTATCAGTGGGGAGTACGCCTCTGTCTTTGTCAGTATATAAAAGTCATTGGAAcacagttgaaattttgttgaaatctGGTGCAGATGCTCAGAAAGGTGGAAAACATGAAACTATCTTTGCTGATGCGATGAAATCCGATGCTCCTGATGATGTGATAAAACTTTTACTTGAAAAAGGATTCAAATACACCCACACTTATGGATTTGGGTCGGAAGTTTTAAAGTATATCAATAAACATAAGCTACACATGTTTGAACCTATTTTAAATTCACATGAAAACATTCCTGAGGAAGATCTGGTACTGTTACTAGATCGTGCTGTAGAAATGAATTCTGAAAGAATGGTTGGCTCAATTTTGAAAACCATTTTGAGACGGCAtggatttaaaacaaaatacaaTCAAGCCCTTCTTATTAGTGCAGCAAACGGAAATTTAAGTATCACTGAAATGCTAATGCGATCGGGGGCAGATataaattattgcaattttcagGGATATACTGCCTTGCATAGAGCCGCAGAGCACAACCGAAAGGATATTATTCACTTCTTACTGAAAAATGGTGCTGCAGTAAATTCTCCATCAGGTTCCGAAAACCATAAAACCTACTATCTCTCAAGAACACCCTCACCCCTTTCAATTGCAGCAAGAAAAGGCTTATTGGAGATAGTTAAAACTTTAATTGAATTCGGGGCAAACATCAACGCACTATCTGCCAATGAGAGCTCTCCTATTTTTGAAGCATGTAAAAAAGGCCGCTTTAAAGTTGCTCAGTTATTATTGCAGCATGGCGCTACTCCTGATAGCAAGTTCGTTGATGAGACACCACTTTCCATTTGTGCGCAGAAAGGATACTTATCAGTGCTTCAGGTTCTGATAAAATTCAATGCAACAGTGGATATTGCTGATTCAAGAGGAAGAACACCTCTTTACAGAGCTTCAGAACAAGGGTACGTTCGAATCGTTAAAAAATTGCTGGAAACCGGAGCAGCAATCAATGTAAGGACTGAATGCGGCGAAACGCCCTTGTCTATTGCTGCAAAAAACGGCCACCTAAAAACTGTGAAGATTCTACTCAAATTTGGCGCTGCTATTGATATTATTGATACAAAAGGAAATTCACCTCTTTTTAAAGCTTCCTCTAACGGGCATATTAAAGTAGTGAGACTCCTTCTTAAGCATGGTGCTAAGACAGATACCAAGAACACAGAGGAGACACACCTCTGTCGATTGCAGTTAGTAAAGACCATTTAA
- the LOC109034404 gene encoding transmembrane protein 120 homolog isoform X2: protein MATTTIEYSNVDECVKDWEDLNTEYKSFETLNKDYVAKLEEVGELQEKCVKQLQHHQYRLNTIVRSLKKLEKTAENKEAIDKLWKNISRQKKQLAEAEHSLPKKNGFYLKIILGNVNVSILNKNDKFRYKDEYEKFKLILSVIGFILSVVNICINFRPLELAFMFLLVWYYCTLTIRESILKVNGSRIKGWWRAHHFISTAVSAILLIWPNSKAWYAFRPQFMMFNVYISFVQYLQFVYQQGQLYRLKALGERHNMDITIEGFHSWMWRGLSFLLPFLYAGYAFMFYNAYTLYTLSFHPDATWQVPVLSFCFFILFLGNTVTTSMVIPQKFSERFADVDDENANQARGEPKKTE, encoded by the exons ATGGCTACCACAACAATTGAATATAGCAACGTTGACGAGTGCGTCAAAGATTGGGAGGATCTCAACACAGAATACAAATCTTTTGAG ACTCTCAACAAGGACTATGTAGCTAAATTAGAGGAAGTCGGAGAGTTGCAAGAAAAATGTGTGAAGCAATTACAGCATCATCAGTACCGCCTAAATACAATAGTGCGTTCATTAAAAAA ATTAGAGAAGACTGCTGAAAATAAAGAAGCCATAGATAAATTATGGAAGAACATATCTAGGCAGAAGAAACAGTTAGCAGAAGCAGAGCATAGTTTACCAAAGAAGAATGGATTCTACTTGAAAATAATACTAGGAAATGTGAATGTTTCTATTCTTAATAAGAATGATAA gttcCGGTATAAAGACGAGTATGAAAAATTCAAGCTCATTCTCAGTGTTATTGGATTCATTCTATCAGTTGTGAATATTTGCATAAATTTTAG GCCATTAGAATTGGCATTTATGTTTCTTTTGGTGTGGTATTACTGCACGCTAACCATTCGAGAAAGCATTTTGAAAGTCAATGGCTCACGGATCAAAGGCTGGTGGAGAGCCCACCATTTCATATCGACAGCTGTCTCTGCAATTTTGCTGATATGGCCTAATTCCAAAGCGTGGTATGCATTCCGACCGCAATTCATGATGTTCAATGTGTACATCA GCTTCGTCCAGTACCTGCAATTTGTCTATCAACAAGGTCAGTTGTACCGGCTGAAAGCACTCGGAGAGAGACATAACATGGACATAACGATCGAGGGCTTCCACTCATGGATGTGGCGCGGACTGTCGTTCTTGTTACCATTCCTTTACGCAGGATATGCTTTTATGTTCTATAATGCATATACCCTGTACACGCTCTCATTTCATCCTGATGCAACTTGGCAG gtGCCTGTTTTatcgttttgttttttcattctaTTCCTGGGTAACACTGTCACTACATCTATGgttattcctcaaaaattcagtGAACGCTTTGCTGAT GTCGATGATGAAAACGCTAACCAAGCAAGAGGCGAACcgaaaaaaaccgaatga
- the LOC109034404 gene encoding transmembrane protein 120 homolog isoform X1, with translation MATTTIEYSNVDECVKDWEDLNTEYKSFETLNKDYVAKLEEVGELQEKCVKQLQHHQYRLNTIVRSLKKLEKTAENKEAIDKLWKNISRQKKQLAEAEHSLPKKNGFYLKIILGNVNVSILNKNDKFRYKDEYEKFKLILSVIGFILSVVNICINFRPLELAFMFLLVWYYCTLTIRESILKVNGSRIKGWWRAHHFISTAVSAILLIWPNSKAWYAFRPQFMMFNVYISFVQYLQFVYQQGQLYRLKALGERHNMDITIEGFHSWMWRGLSFLLPFLYAGYAFMFYNAYTLYTLSFHPDATWQVPVLSFCFFILFLGNTVTTSMVIPQKFSERFADLTKLTKQEQERLKRWVDDENANQARGEPKKTE, from the exons ATGGCTACCACAACAATTGAATATAGCAACGTTGACGAGTGCGTCAAAGATTGGGAGGATCTCAACACAGAATACAAATCTTTTGAG ACTCTCAACAAGGACTATGTAGCTAAATTAGAGGAAGTCGGAGAGTTGCAAGAAAAATGTGTGAAGCAATTACAGCATCATCAGTACCGCCTAAATACAATAGTGCGTTCATTAAAAAA ATTAGAGAAGACTGCTGAAAATAAAGAAGCCATAGATAAATTATGGAAGAACATATCTAGGCAGAAGAAACAGTTAGCAGAAGCAGAGCATAGTTTACCAAAGAAGAATGGATTCTACTTGAAAATAATACTAGGAAATGTGAATGTTTCTATTCTTAATAAGAATGATAA gttcCGGTATAAAGACGAGTATGAAAAATTCAAGCTCATTCTCAGTGTTATTGGATTCATTCTATCAGTTGTGAATATTTGCATAAATTTTAG GCCATTAGAATTGGCATTTATGTTTCTTTTGGTGTGGTATTACTGCACGCTAACCATTCGAGAAAGCATTTTGAAAGTCAATGGCTCACGGATCAAAGGCTGGTGGAGAGCCCACCATTTCATATCGACAGCTGTCTCTGCAATTTTGCTGATATGGCCTAATTCCAAAGCGTGGTATGCATTCCGACCGCAATTCATGATGTTCAATGTGTACATCA GCTTCGTCCAGTACCTGCAATTTGTCTATCAACAAGGTCAGTTGTACCGGCTGAAAGCACTCGGAGAGAGACATAACATGGACATAACGATCGAGGGCTTCCACTCATGGATGTGGCGCGGACTGTCGTTCTTGTTACCATTCCTTTACGCAGGATATGCTTTTATGTTCTATAATGCATATACCCTGTACACGCTCTCATTTCATCCTGATGCAACTTGGCAG gtGCCTGTTTTatcgttttgttttttcattctaTTCCTGGGTAACACTGTCACTACATCTATGgttattcctcaaaaattcagtGAACGCTTTGCTGAT CTTACTAAACTTACAAAACAGGAACAGGAGCGTCTTAAAAGATGG GTCGATGATGAAAACGCTAACCAAGCAAGAGGCGAACcgaaaaaaaccgaatga
- the LOC140225295 gene encoding ankyrin repeat and SOCS box protein 3-like, whose product MASNVNAQNSEGMTPLMISAQLESVLIFDILLKHNAAIELQDEAGKTALHYAVMKSQNGEIIKLLLESGANVDARDVKGTTPLFKAVLDQRLDTMQDESGETALHNAVMTGQNGEIIKLLLESGANVDARDERGRTPLFNAVLAKRLDNMQTLLEAGADVNAADKSGETPLTTAMDYCREKRE is encoded by the coding sequence ATGGCGTCAAATGTCAATGCTCAAAATTCAGAAGGCATGACTCCTCTAATGATTAGCGCTCAGCTGGAATCTGTTCTAATTTTTGACATTCTCCTGAAGCACAATGCAGCCATAGAATTGCAAGATGAAGCTGGAAAAACAGCACTTCATTATGCAGTTATGAAGAGTCAGAATGGTGAAATAATCAAATTATTGTTGGAATCAGGAGCAAATGTTGATGCAAGGGACGTAAAAGGGACAACTCCTCTGTTCAAAGCTGTTCTTGATCAAAGACTTGACACTATGCAAGATGAATCTGGAGAAACAGCACTTCATAATGCAGTTATGACGGGGCAGAATGGTGAAATAATCAAATTATTGTTGGAATCAGGAGCAAATGTTGATGCAAGGGATGAAAGAGGGAGAACTCCTCTGTTCAATGCTGTTCTTGCTAAAAGGCTTGACAACATGCAAACTTTGCTTGAAGCAGGAGCTGACGTCAATGCTGCAGATAAATCGGGGGAAACGCCACTCACTACAGCTATGGATTATTGCCGAGAGAAAAGGGAATGA